The Chloracidobacterium sp. genome contains the following window.
GACAAATTTAGAAACATCGGCATCATGGCCCATATCGACGCGGGTAAGACCACGACGACGGAGCGCGTGCTGTTTTACACCGGTGTTTCGCACAAGATCGGCGAAGTTCACGAAGGAACGGCGACGATGGACTGGATGGAGCAGGAGCAGGAGCGCGGCATTACGATCACGTCCGCCGCAACTACCTGTTTTTGGACTCGCAACAACGTCGAGCACCGCATTAACATTATTGATACGCCGGGCCACGTCGATTTCACAATGGAGGTCGAGCGTTCGCTGCGTGTTCTTGACGGTGCGGTTTGTGTTTTCGACGGCGTTGCCGGCGTTGAGCCGCAGTCTGAGACGGTTTGGCGTCAGGCCGACAAATACGGCGTGCCGCGCATTTGCTTTATCAACAAACTCGATCGTGCCGGTGCTTCATTCGAACGTTCATTTGATTCGATCCTGACCAGGCTCGGCGCAAATGCGGTAGCTATGCAGTTGCCGATCGGTTTGGAAGAGCATTTCAAGGGCGTTGTTGACCTGATCACGATGAAGGCATTTGTCTGGAGTGATGAGGCCAAGGGAGCAAACTACGAAACTCTCGAGATCCCTGCTGACCTGCTCGACGCTTCGAAAGCGGCCCGCGACAAACTCGTTGAGGCTGTCTCGGCCATCGATGACGACCTTATGATGAAGTACCTTGAGGGCGAAGAGATCTCCGAAGATGAGATCCGTGTCGCTCTCCGAAAGGGAACTCTCGCAATGAAGATCGTGCCGGTTTTCACCGGTTCGGCATTTAAGAACAAAGGCGTACAGACGTTGCTCGATGCGGTTATTGATTTTCTGCCGAGCCCGCTCGATATCCCTGCGATCGAAGGCGAAAATCCGCGAACAGGCGAAATTGAAACTCGTCCGCCGGATGAGAAAGCTCCGTTTTCGGGCCTTGTCTTCAAACTGATGGCTGACAAGCATTTGGGCCAGTTAGCTTTCGTCCGTATATATTCGGGAACCGTTTCATCGGGTTCGTATGTCACGAACACGATCAAAGATTCAAAGGAACGCGTCGGCCGTCTTATGCTGATGCACGCTAACAAGCGAGAAGATGTCGAAACCG
Protein-coding sequences here:
- the fusA gene encoding elongation factor G; translated protein: MAKISLDKFRNIGIMAHIDAGKTTTTERVLFYTGVSHKIGEVHEGTATMDWMEQEQERGITITSAATTCFWTRNNVEHRINIIDTPGHVDFTMEVERSLRVLDGAVCVFDGVAGVEPQSETVWRQADKYGVPRICFINKLDRAGASFERSFDSILTRLGANAVAMQLPIGLEEHFKGVVDLITMKAFVWSDEAKGANYETLEIPADLLDASKAARDKLVEAVSAIDDDLMMKYLEGEEISEDEIRVALRKGTLAMKIVPVFTGSAFKNKGVQTLLDAVIDFLPSPLDIPAIEGENPRTGEIETRPPDEKAPFSGLVFKLMADKHLGQLAFVRIYSGTVSSGSYVTNTIKDSKERVGRLMLMHANKREDVETASAGEIVAIGGMKNTTTGDTVSDESKPIILESMDFPEPVVRVAVEPKTRQDQDKMGIALNRLAQEDPSFQVTTDHETGQTIIAGMGELHLEIIVDRMKREFGVEANVGKPQVAYRETITQGAPGKEIYKKQSGGRGKFGHVELEIEPAPGEGFVFEDKISGGSIPRQFIKPTMEGVRDAMQRGFLAGYELVDIKVRLLFGSYHEVDSDEISFKLAGSFAFQDAVKKAKPVLLEPIMRIEVVTPEEYMGAVNGDLNRRRGQIDKMEPRPGNVSVVTAFVPLSEMFGYTTDLRSSTQGRATSSMHFERYDEAPRNVAEEVIAKIKGTGAST